One region of Flavobacterium sp. KACC 22763 genomic DNA includes:
- a CDS encoding NAD(P)/FAD-dependent oxidoreductase, producing MKKVAVIGGGIIGLCSAYYLAKEGYEVSVFDESDMSNGCSYGNAGMIVPSHIIPLAQPGMIAQGIKWMFDSRSPFYVKPRLSKDLINWGMQFYKHANLRHVENAMPALRDLSLLSKELYQDFAKENNSFFYEEKGLLMLYKSDKVGEEMHHEGKEAERLGLEVDYLSKSEVALLEKGTNTNVIGGVHYKSDAHLYPQKFMAFIKEELSRLKVEIHSQTSVKDFVLEGNKIEKIVTDKGLFRTDEVVLASGSWSPFLAKKLNISISILPGKGYSFTLKDKSQKPSIPSILCEGKVAVTPMANDIRFGGTMEITHTKDNKINANRLQGIINSINDFYPDMKVEMPKTEDTWFGFRPCTPSGMPIIARDKKIVNLTLATGHAMMGLSLAPATGKIITEIISGKPTSVAIDRFQI from the coding sequence ATGAAAAAAGTTGCTGTTATCGGCGGTGGAATTATTGGCTTATGTTCTGCCTATTATCTTGCAAAGGAAGGTTACGAGGTGAGTGTATTTGATGAATCTGATATGAGCAATGGCTGTTCGTATGGAAACGCAGGTATGATTGTACCATCACACATTATTCCGCTGGCACAGCCGGGTATGATTGCTCAAGGAATAAAATGGATGTTTGACAGCCGTAGTCCATTTTATGTAAAACCGCGTTTAAGCAAAGATTTAATAAACTGGGGAATGCAGTTTTATAAACATGCCAATTTACGCCATGTAGAAAATGCGATGCCTGCTTTACGTGACCTATCTTTATTAAGTAAAGAATTATATCAGGATTTTGCCAAAGAGAATAATTCTTTCTTTTATGAAGAAAAAGGACTTTTAATGCTTTATAAAAGTGATAAAGTAGGAGAAGAAATGCATCACGAAGGAAAAGAAGCAGAACGTCTAGGACTTGAAGTAGATTATCTCTCAAAATCTGAAGTGGCACTTTTAGAAAAAGGAACCAATACCAATGTAATTGGGGGAGTTCATTATAAAAGTGATGCTCATTTGTATCCGCAAAAATTTATGGCTTTTATCAAAGAGGAATTATCTCGTTTAAAAGTCGAAATCCACTCACAAACCAGCGTTAAAGATTTTGTTTTAGAAGGAAATAAAATTGAAAAAATTGTTACCGATAAAGGGCTTTTTAGAACTGACGAAGTGGTTTTGGCATCAGGATCTTGGAGTCCTTTTTTGGCTAAAAAATTAAATATCTCAATTTCTATTTTACCAGGAAAAGGATACAGTTTTACTTTAAAAGATAAATCCCAAAAACCAAGTATTCCATCTATTTTATGCGAAGGAAAAGTGGCCGTAACTCCAATGGCAAATGATATTAGATTTGGAGGAACTATGGAAATAACACACACCAAAGACAATAAAATAAACGCAAACAGGCTTCAAGGAATTATAAATAGCATCAATGATTTTTATCCTGACATGAAAGTGGAAATGCCAAAAACAGAAGACACTTGGTTTGGGTTTAGACCATGCACGCCATCCGGAATGCCAATTATTGCTAGAGACAAAAAAATCGTAAATTTGACCTTAGCAACAGGACATGCCATGATGGGATTAAGTCTCGCACCGGCAACAGGAAAAATCATAACAGAAATTATTTCTGGAAAACCGACTTCTGTAGCTATTGACAGATTCCAAATATAA
- a CDS encoding 4-hydroxyproline epimerase yields the protein MVKKTFFCVDAHTCGNPVRVVAGGGPNLQGNSMSEKRQHFLKEYDWIRKGLMFEPRGHDMMSGSILYPPSNPDNDFGILFIETSGCLPMCGHGTIGTITIAVEEGLVTPKVPGIIKMEAPAGLVHIEYQQTGKKVDWVRLTNVKSYLAAEGLTIDCPELGEIVFDVAYGGNYYAIVDPQKNFSGVQDFTASKIVQYSQEVRKKINEKYPDYFIHPENDTIRDVSHMLWTGSPIDSTSSGRNAVFYGDKAIDRSPCGTGTSARMAQLHAKGKLKKGEEFIHESYIGSKFIGKVVEETSIGDIPAIVPSIQGWAKVYGYNNIIIDESDDPYAFGFQVI from the coding sequence ATGGTAAAGAAAACTTTTTTTTGCGTAGATGCTCATACGTGCGGGAATCCAGTTAGGGTTGTTGCCGGTGGCGGACCAAATCTACAAGGCAATTCGATGAGCGAAAAACGGCAGCATTTCTTAAAAGAATATGATTGGATTCGTAAAGGATTAATGTTTGAACCAAGAGGGCACGATATGATGAGCGGAAGCATTTTGTATCCGCCAAGTAATCCTGATAATGATTTTGGAATTTTGTTTATTGAAACTTCTGGCTGTCTGCCAATGTGCGGACACGGAACAATTGGAACTATTACAATTGCTGTCGAAGAAGGTTTGGTGACTCCAAAAGTTCCTGGAATTATTAAAATGGAAGCGCCTGCAGGTTTAGTGCACATCGAATATCAACAAACAGGCAAAAAGGTAGATTGGGTACGTCTGACCAACGTTAAATCGTATCTAGCGGCAGAAGGACTTACTATTGATTGTCCAGAATTGGGCGAAATTGTTTTTGATGTGGCTTACGGAGGAAATTACTATGCCATTGTCGATCCGCAAAAGAATTTTTCTGGTGTTCAGGATTTTACAGCAAGTAAAATTGTTCAGTATAGTCAGGAAGTGCGTAAAAAAATTAACGAAAAATATCCAGATTATTTCATCCACCCAGAGAATGATACAATTCGAGATGTATCACATATGTTATGGACAGGATCGCCTATTGACTCAACATCATCTGGCAGAAATGCTGTTTTTTATGGTGACAAAGCAATCGACCGTTCACCATGTGGAACGGGTACATCAGCCCGAATGGCACAATTGCACGCTAAAGGAAAATTGAAAAAAGGAGAAGAGTTTATTCACGAAAGTTATATTGGAAGTAAGTTTATTGGAAAAGTCGTAGAAGAAACTTCTATCGGAGATATTCCAGCTATTGTTCCAAGCATTCAAGGATGGGCAAAAGTATACGGATATAATAATATTATAATTGATGAAAGCGACGATCCATATGCATTTGGATTTCAGGTTATTTAA
- a CDS encoding aldehyde dehydrogenase (NADP(+)), with translation MITGKNYIGSQLKAGGTKILKTFNPLLNTENPWVFTEATQDEIEEAVALANQAFASYKNYSGIEKAKFLNAIADEILALGDDLLVQYCTESGYPRGRAEGERGRTIGQLKAFADMLTEGSWVQATIDTAIIDRQPAPKEDLRKMLTPLGPIVVFGSSNFPFAFSTSGGDTASALAAGCPVIVKSHSMHIGTGEMVASAIIKAAKKTNMPEGVFSNLIGDGRTLGTSLVKHPLVKGVGFTGSIKGGRALCDLAAQRPEPIPVFAEMGSINPVVLLPNALKKNSQKWATAYAGSITLGAGQFCTNPGLLLALKGEELNDFTEKLDQAIEKIQPGCMLHPSIYADFNNGIAKIEEQNGVSRIAQFKGETTPNHGASTVLKVDGKEFLKNAVLHNEVFGPFSILIECENEAELIEVISKLEGQLTGTIISEENEIESHKGIIGALQNRVGRLIYNGVPTGVEVCASMLHGGPYPASSDSRYTAVGIDAVYRWVRPVSFQNWPDHLLPAELQNENPLQIVRTVNNKLTLSQI, from the coding sequence ATGATTACAGGAAAAAATTATATAGGAAGCCAGCTAAAAGCAGGCGGTACAAAAATACTAAAAACGTTTAATCCGCTATTGAATACAGAAAATCCATGGGTTTTTACAGAGGCAACTCAAGATGAAATTGAAGAAGCGGTTGCGCTAGCCAATCAAGCATTTGCGAGTTATAAAAATTATTCTGGTATTGAAAAAGCTAAATTTTTAAACGCTATTGCAGATGAAATTTTAGCATTAGGAGATGATCTTTTAGTTCAATATTGCACCGAATCGGGTTATCCGAGAGGTAGAGCAGAAGGAGAACGCGGAAGAACAATCGGCCAGTTGAAAGCTTTTGCCGATATGCTTACAGAAGGAAGCTGGGTGCAAGCTACAATAGATACAGCAATAATTGACAGACAGCCTGCGCCAAAAGAAGATTTACGCAAAATGTTAACACCTCTAGGACCAATTGTGGTTTTTGGATCAAGTAACTTTCCTTTTGCATTCTCTACAAGCGGAGGAGATACAGCTTCAGCTTTGGCTGCGGGTTGTCCAGTTATTGTAAAAAGCCACTCTATGCATATAGGAACAGGCGAAATGGTTGCTTCGGCAATCATAAAAGCGGCTAAGAAAACTAATATGCCAGAGGGTGTTTTTTCTAACCTTATAGGTGATGGAAGAACGCTTGGGACAAGTTTGGTAAAACATCCATTGGTAAAAGGAGTTGGTTTTACAGGAAGCATTAAAGGCGGACGAGCTTTGTGCGATTTAGCTGCACAGCGCCCAGAACCAATTCCAGTATTTGCCGAAATGGGAAGTATTAATCCAGTGGTATTATTGCCTAATGCTTTGAAAAAAAATAGCCAAAAATGGGCAACGGCTTATGCGGGTTCTATTACTTTGGGAGCTGGGCAATTTTGTACGAATCCAGGGTTATTGCTTGCTTTGAAAGGAGAAGAATTAAATGATTTTACTGAAAAGTTGGATCAGGCAATCGAAAAAATTCAGCCAGGCTGTATGCTGCACCCTTCTATTTATGCTGATTTTAATAACGGAATTGCAAAAATAGAAGAGCAGAATGGAGTTTCAAGAATAGCGCAATTTAAAGGAGAGACAACACCAAATCACGGTGCTTCAACTGTCTTAAAAGTTGATGGAAAAGAATTTTTAAAAAATGCAGTATTGCACAATGAAGTTTTTGGACCATTTTCTATTTTAATTGAATGCGAAAATGAAGCTGAATTAATAGAGGTAATTTCTAAGCTTGAAGGACAGCTGACAGGAACAATCATAAGTGAGGAGAACGAAATTGAATCTCATAAAGGAATAATTGGTGCTTTACAGAATCGTGTAGGTCGTTTGATCTATAATGGTGTTCCTACAGGTGTAGAAGTTTGTGCTTCTATGCTTCACGGAGGACCTTATCCTGCATCTTCAGATTCACGTTACACAGCAGTTGGTATAGATGCAGTGTATAGATGGGTGCGTCCAGTAAGTTTTCAGAATTGGCCAGATCATTTGCTGCCAGCTGAATTACAAAACGAGAATCCGCTGCAAATTGTTCGTACAGTAAATAATAAACTAACACTATCTCAAATATAA
- a CDS encoding dihydrodipicolinate synthase family protein produces MSIQWNGVMPAVTTKFTADDKLDFNMFEVNMKAQLNAGVSGIILGGTLGEASTLLEEEKRELVKHTVALTENKVPVIMNIAEQSTKNAILAANKAEQDGAKGLMMLPPMRYKASDFETVTFYSEVAKNTSLPIMVYNNPVDYKIEVTLDMFEELLKYDNIQAVKESTRDISNVTRMINRFGDRLKILSGVDTLALESLFMGSDGWVSGLVCAFPEETVAIYKLAKAGRFDEALKIYRWFLPLLELDINAFLVQNIKLAEVATGIGSEYVRAPRLPLQGAERERVLAIIAEGLRTRPTLPDYKNL; encoded by the coding sequence ATGAGTATTCAATGGAATGGCGTTATGCCAGCGGTAACTACAAAATTTACTGCAGATGACAAATTAGACTTCAATATGTTTGAAGTTAATATGAAGGCACAATTAAATGCTGGAGTTTCAGGAATTATTTTAGGAGGGACTTTAGGTGAAGCCAGTACGCTTTTAGAGGAGGAAAAAAGAGAATTAGTAAAACATACTGTTGCACTAACAGAAAATAAAGTGCCTGTAATTATGAACATTGCAGAGCAGTCTACAAAAAATGCAATTTTGGCCGCTAATAAAGCTGAACAAGATGGAGCAAAAGGATTAATGATGCTTCCTCCAATGCGTTACAAAGCATCTGATTTTGAAACGGTTACTTTTTATAGTGAAGTGGCAAAAAACACTTCTCTTCCTATTATGGTTTACAACAATCCAGTCGACTATAAAATTGAAGTTACTCTAGATATGTTTGAAGAATTATTAAAATACGATAACATTCAAGCAGTAAAAGAATCAACTAGAGATATCTCTAACGTAACTAGAATGATCAACCGCTTTGGAGATCGTTTAAAAATATTATCAGGAGTAGACACATTAGCATTAGAAAGCTTATTTATGGGTTCTGATGGATGGGTTTCTGGATTGGTTTGCGCTTTCCCTGAAGAAACAGTGGCAATTTACAAATTGGCAAAAGCGGGAAGATTTGATGAAGCGTTGAAAATCTATAGATGGTTCTTACCTTTATTAGAATTGGATATTAATGCATTTTTAGTTCAGAATATTAAATTGGCAGAAGTTGCAACAGGAATTGGTTCAGAATATGTTCGTGCGCCAAGATTACCATTGCAAGGAGCAGAAAGAGAAAGAGTTTTAGCGATTATTGCTGAAGGATTGCGCACAAGACCAACTTTACCAGATTATAAAAATTTATAA
- a CDS encoding AraC family transcriptional regulator, which yields MKVFPFKIPKSGEDPLIYQEDIEVSFYDKLHQHEEIQISFIEKGEGAVFAGDTISQYHEGDILVIGSNLPHVFRSDIQENVISVMRTLFFTFNSFGRDFFELPTFRNIHPILESSKNGFIIHNAPKKVVKYFKKLKKADSYTRFILFLDILKWLSTSETTPLSNYLYQKKITDNEGKRMQIVFEYVMTNFHKNITLDEIASIASMTKNAFCRYFKVRTNKSFFQFLIEVRIERAAKLLSNNEELSVLEIAELCGFNNISNFNRKFKELKQLSPLQYRKLNL from the coding sequence ATGAAAGTTTTCCCATTTAAAATTCCAAAATCTGGAGAAGATCCCCTTATATATCAAGAAGATATCGAAGTATCATTCTATGATAAACTTCATCAGCATGAAGAAATTCAAATTAGTTTTATAGAAAAAGGAGAAGGAGCCGTTTTTGCCGGTGATACTATTTCGCAGTATCATGAAGGCGATATACTCGTAATTGGAAGCAATTTGCCACATGTTTTTAGAAGCGACATTCAAGAAAATGTAATTTCTGTAATGCGTACTTTATTCTTTACATTCAATTCGTTCGGAAGAGATTTTTTTGAATTGCCTACTTTTAGAAATATCCATCCCATTCTAGAAAGCAGTAAAAACGGATTCATAATTCATAACGCGCCCAAAAAAGTAGTCAAGTATTTTAAGAAACTAAAAAAAGCTGACAGCTATACCCGTTTTATATTATTTCTGGATATTTTAAAATGGCTCTCAACATCAGAAACTACTCCGCTTTCTAATTATTTATATCAAAAGAAAATAACAGATAACGAAGGAAAAAGAATGCAGATTGTGTTTGAATATGTAATGACCAATTTCCACAAAAATATCACGCTTGATGAAATTGCTTCGATTGCCAGTATGACCAAAAATGCCTTTTGCCGGTATTTTAAAGTCCGGACCAACAAGTCTTTTTTTCAATTTCTAATTGAAGTACGAATTGAGAGAGCGGCAAAATTATTATCTAATAATGAAGAACTCTCTGTTTTGGAAATTGCCGAATTATGCGGTTTCAATAATATTTCCAATTTTAATCGAAAGTTTAAGGAATTAAAACAGCTTTCGCCTTTACAATATAGAAAACTGAATTTGTAA
- a CDS encoding glycoside hydrolase family 35 protein: protein MKKSLFILSVFLLLVGKANAQTKHTFAIKDSNFVLDGKPIQIHSGEMHYARIPKEYWRHRLQMMKAMGLNAVATYVFWNYHETAPGVWDFKTENRNVAEYIKIAQEEGLYVILRPGPYVCAEWEFGGYPWFLQKVPDMVIRGNNKQYLAATKAYFTALYGQVKNLLVTNGGPIIMVQGENEFGSYVAQRKDISIEEHKKYSAAVFQQLKDVGFNVPFFTSDGSWLFAEGALPGALPTANGEDDVTKLKEVVNKFNGGKGPYMVAEFYPGWLDHWAEPFPKVSAEEVAKQTKKYLDAGVSFNYYMVHGGTNFGFTSGANYDGNHDIQPDLTSYDYDAPISEAGWATEKYNALRDLLKTANTPNVPAKINVIAIPEIKLTKAVALESLKNKIKPVNNEKPMTFEELNQGYGYVWYSKKFKQPISGKLELKGLRDYAIVYVNGQKVAELNSYYKNYECTIDVPFNATLDIIVENMGRINYGAKIINSTKGIISPVIINGQTITGDWNMYPLPMDKMPNLVEAKNNAKAGQPALYQGTFNLTKKGDTFLDMRDWGKGIVFINGINIGRYWSVGPQQTLYVPGCWLKEGTNEIVIFEQKNDKIQTSVKSTETPILEDLQPEKGEVK from the coding sequence ATGAAAAAAAGTCTTTTTATTTTATCTGTTTTCCTTTTGCTGGTCGGAAAAGCAAATGCGCAAACAAAACATACATTTGCTATTAAAGACAGCAATTTTGTATTAGACGGCAAGCCTATTCAAATTCATAGTGGCGAGATGCATTACGCCAGAATTCCTAAAGAATATTGGCGCCATCGCTTGCAAATGATGAAAGCCATGGGATTAAATGCCGTGGCAACGTATGTTTTTTGGAATTATCATGAGACCGCTCCCGGAGTATGGGACTTTAAAACCGAAAATAGAAACGTAGCTGAGTATATCAAGATCGCTCAGGAAGAAGGGCTTTATGTAATATTGCGTCCTGGTCCGTATGTGTGTGCCGAATGGGAGTTTGGTGGCTATCCTTGGTTTTTACAAAAAGTACCAGACATGGTAATTAGAGGAAATAACAAACAGTATTTGGCAGCGACAAAAGCATATTTCACAGCACTTTATGGACAGGTGAAAAATTTACTGGTAACCAATGGCGGACCAATTATCATGGTTCAGGGCGAAAACGAATTTGGTTCGTATGTTGCGCAACGCAAAGATATTTCGATAGAGGAACATAAAAAATATAGCGCTGCGGTTTTCCAACAGTTAAAAGATGTAGGTTTTAATGTGCCATTTTTCACATCAGACGGAAGCTGGTTATTTGCTGAAGGTGCACTTCCAGGGGCTTTGCCAACGGCTAACGGAGAAGACGATGTTACGAAGTTAAAAGAAGTAGTAAACAAATTTAATGGAGGAAAGGGGCCTTATATGGTTGCCGAATTTTATCCGGGCTGGTTGGATCATTGGGCAGAACCTTTTCCAAAAGTAAGTGCAGAAGAAGTGGCAAAACAAACTAAAAAGTATCTTGATGCTGGCGTTTCTTTTAACTATTATATGGTTCATGGAGGAACAAATTTCGGATTTACCTCTGGTGCTAATTATGACGGAAATCATGACATTCAACCTGATTTAACTTCCTATGATTATGACGCTCCAATTAGTGAGGCGGGCTGGGCAACCGAAAAGTATAATGCTCTTCGAGATTTATTAAAAACAGCAAATACACCTAATGTTCCCGCAAAAATTAATGTCATTGCAATACCAGAAATCAAATTAACTAAAGCAGTCGCTTTAGAATCGTTGAAGAATAAAATTAAACCGGTAAACAATGAAAAACCGATGACTTTTGAAGAATTGAATCAAGGGTACGGTTATGTTTGGTACAGCAAAAAATTCAAACAGCCTATTAGCGGGAAATTAGAGCTAAAAGGACTTCGCGATTATGCTATTGTTTATGTTAATGGACAAAAAGTTGCTGAGTTGAATAGTTATTACAAAAACTATGAATGTACGATTGACGTTCCTTTTAATGCAACTTTAGACATTATCGTTGAAAACATGGGGCGTATTAATTATGGAGCAAAAATCATAAATAGTACAAAAGGTATAATTTCGCCTGTAATCATCAACGGGCAAACCATAACTGGCGACTGGAATATGTATCCTTTGCCAATGGATAAAATGCCAAATCTTGTTGAGGCCAAAAACAATGCAAAAGCGGGACAGCCTGCTCTTTATCAGGGGACTTTTAATTTGACTAAGAAAGGAGATACTTTTCTTGATATGCGTGATTGGGGTAAAGGTATTGTATTTATCAACGGAATCAATATTGGACGTTACTGGAGTGTTGGGCCACAACAAACCTTATATGTGCCAGGATGTTGGCTGAAGGAGGGAACTAATGAAATTGTAATTTTTGAACAAAAAAATGACAAAATTCAAACAAGTGTGAAATCGACCGAAACTCCAATTCTAGAGGACTTACAGCCTGAAAAAGGTGAAGTTAAGTAA
- a CDS encoding glycoside hydrolase family 2 TIM barrel-domain containing protein, with protein sequence MFKINQYLVLLCLFFLQNNVGVFAQKSASKRITVSAKNPRNALNLNTNWAFFRGDAKGAETVNYQDKDWASISIPHTMRLEKKHNGGNAIYQGIGWYRRYFKLDKQNQNKRITLSFEGVQMNCEVFLNGEKLTTHYGGYLGFVIDITNKAKYDNNNVLAVRVSSENDPLTPPGKPQSGLDFYYYGGIYRNVDLIVTNKLYVSDPLEANKIAGGGLFITYPKVSNDKAEVTIKTHVVNQTKENKPVLLKTTIRNKEGVEVAKMSTVESFFGEKNFLQNLTVLKPKLWHPDHPYLYQVVSEIYEGKELIDVKTTKIGVRTISFKSPTGEADGFYINGKKLYLRGANRHQSYQNIGDAASNSMQYRDALQIKKGGFNAVRASHYPQSPAFLDACDEIGLLVVECEPSWQFFNKDSVFIARTHQNVREMIRRDRNRPSVFLWETSLNESPTPDYWAKEIVKIAHQEMPNDQMFTSDDFFAKGKKFYDVSYKVINEDGTDPMITMPSLTREWGDTWMADPEKENGLRASRIYTEKGLLAQCYLRQNALNGSMLEEEGAYWDHARLDANKRIGGYFLWSYNDYTRGTDSITAFSGVVDIDRYEKFGYYQLKAMQDARNSVYGPMVYVASYNNRPDLDSVITVFSNCDKVRLYRNDVFVGEMTRRENAKTAPFVSAKGGSPYFKFRTKGYQAGELKAEGIIDKKVVCSHAIKTPGEADHLEIEVADRGINPIADGSDMVPFYIKVCDKNGTVLSNKNALETYQVNVEVLGNGRLIGANIPRVKIATQQTEGGIGYGIIQTTNQAGDIVITASSQGLKSAKTVIKTVQYQGEYVPDGDHAKWDEEKETSSEQSFSNKTKSEALPPVIKLVANQVSFSTKIDNKGLENILDANPSTLWSSSKKDLPVVMQIDLGKKMMLQGSKIVWGKDSDWYTYSLEVSEDGAKWANVFKEIKVSGQDYKPLLFKYENIKYVRVIILDVQPENSKAAIKDIELYGVPM encoded by the coding sequence ATGTTCAAAATCAATCAATATTTGGTTCTGTTATGCCTCTTTTTTTTGCAGAATAATGTAGGAGTATTTGCTCAGAAGTCAGCATCAAAAAGAATAACGGTATCTGCTAAAAATCCTAGGAATGCTTTAAATTTAAATACCAACTGGGCTTTTTTTAGAGGTGATGCCAAGGGAGCAGAAACAGTAAATTATCAGGACAAAGACTGGGCTTCGATCAGTATTCCGCATACCATGCGTCTTGAAAAAAAACACAATGGAGGCAATGCCATTTATCAGGGAATTGGCTGGTATCGCCGTTATTTTAAATTGGATAAACAGAATCAAAACAAAAGAATCACCTTAAGCTTTGAAGGTGTTCAAATGAATTGTGAAGTGTTTTTGAATGGAGAAAAACTTACAACGCATTATGGTGGCTACCTTGGTTTTGTGATCGATATAACCAATAAGGCTAAGTATGATAATAACAACGTTTTGGCCGTTAGAGTTTCTAGTGAAAATGATCCATTGACACCTCCAGGAAAACCACAATCCGGATTGGATTTTTACTATTATGGTGGAATTTATCGTAATGTAGATCTTATTGTAACAAATAAACTGTATGTCTCAGATCCGCTCGAAGCAAATAAAATTGCAGGAGGAGGACTTTTTATTACGTACCCAAAAGTGAGTAATGATAAAGCAGAAGTAACCATAAAAACACATGTTGTCAATCAGACCAAAGAAAATAAACCAGTTCTTTTAAAAACAACTATTAGGAATAAAGAGGGAGTAGAAGTTGCAAAGATGAGCACTGTAGAATCTTTTTTTGGAGAAAAAAACTTTTTGCAAAATCTTACTGTTTTAAAGCCAAAATTATGGCATCCGGATCATCCTTATTTGTATCAAGTCGTTTCTGAAATTTATGAGGGAAAAGAGCTTATAGATGTGAAGACAACAAAAATAGGAGTCCGTACTATTTCTTTTAAATCACCGACAGGAGAAGCAGACGGTTTTTATATCAATGGCAAAAAGCTCTATCTGCGTGGAGCAAACCGCCATCAAAGTTATCAGAATATTGGAGATGCAGCATCAAATTCGATGCAGTACCGCGATGCTTTACAAATCAAAAAAGGAGGGTTTAATGCTGTAAGAGCGTCTCATTATCCTCAATCTCCAGCTTTTTTAGATGCTTGTGACGAGATTGGTTTGCTGGTTGTTGAATGTGAGCCGAGCTGGCAGTTTTTTAATAAAGATTCTGTTTTTATAGCACGCACGCATCAAAATGTGAGAGAAATGATTAGAAGAGACCGTAATAGGCCTTCGGTATTTTTATGGGAAACTTCTCTTAACGAATCACCTACACCAGATTATTGGGCAAAAGAAATAGTAAAGATTGCGCATCAGGAAATGCCAAACGATCAAATGTTTACTTCTGATGATTTCTTTGCAAAAGGGAAAAAATTCTATGATGTAAGTTACAAAGTAATTAACGAAGATGGTACAGATCCTATGATTACAATGCCTTCACTTACTCGTGAATGGGGGGACACTTGGATGGCAGATCCTGAAAAAGAAAATGGACTTAGAGCTTCGCGAATTTATACCGAAAAAGGACTTTTAGCACAATGTTATTTAAGACAAAATGCACTTAACGGAAGTATGCTCGAAGAAGAAGGCGCCTACTGGGATCATGCCAGACTCGATGCCAATAAAAGAATTGGAGGATATTTCTTGTGGAGTTACAACGATTACACGAGAGGAACCGATAGCATCACGGCTTTTAGCGGAGTGGTCGATATAGACCGTTACGAAAAATTTGGATACTATCAGCTTAAAGCGATGCAGGATGCTCGTAACTCTGTTTATGGGCCAATGGTATATGTGGCCAGTTACAATAATCGCCCAGATCTGGATTCGGTTATAACTGTTTTTTCTAATTGTGATAAGGTTCGATTATATCGAAATGATGTATTTGTCGGTGAAATGACAAGAAGGGAGAATGCCAAAACAGCTCCTTTTGTATCAGCCAAAGGCGGAAGCCCGTATTTTAAGTTTAGGACAAAAGGTTATCAAGCTGGTGAATTAAAGGCGGAAGGGATAATCGATAAAAAAGTTGTTTGTTCTCATGCTATTAAAACTCCGGGAGAAGCCGATCATCTTGAAATAGAAGTCGCAGATCGTGGAATTAATCCAATCGCCGATGGCTCTGATATGGTTCCTTTTTATATTAAAGTTTGTGATAAAAACGGAACTGTTCTCAGTAATAAAAATGCATTAGAAACGTATCAAGTTAATGTAGAAGTTTTAGGAAACGGAAGATTGATTGGCGCAAATATTCCACGCGTTAAAATAGCTACACAACAAACAGAGGGCGGAATCGGGTATGGAATAATCCAGACAACGAATCAAGCTGGAGATATTGTAATAACAGCTTCCAGTCAAGGGCTTAAATCAGCCAAAACAGTTATTAAAACGGTTCAATACCAAGGAGAATATGTTCCCGACGGTGATCATGCAAAGTGGGACGAAGAGAAAGAAACCAGTAGTGAGCAGTCATTTTCAAATAAAACAAAATCAGAAGCATTGCCTCCAGTCATAAAACTTGTTGCAAATCAAGTAAGTTTTTCAACTAAAATCGATAACAAAGGATTGGAGAATATTTTAGACGCAAATCCGTCGACATTGTGGTCGTCTTCAAAAAAAGATTTACCAGTTGTAATGCAAATAGATTTGGGAAAAAAAATGATGTTGCAAGGAAGTAAAATCGTTTGGGGAAAAGATAGCGATTGGTATACCTATTCTCTAGAAGTCTCAGAAGATGGTGCAAAATGGGCTAATGTGTTTAAGGAAATAAAAGTTTCTGGTCAGGATTACAAACCTTTACTATTTAAGTATGAAAACATAAAATATGTGAGAGTAATTATTTTGGATGTACAGCCTGAGAATAGTAAAGCAGCAATCAAAGACATAGAATTATACGGTGTTCCAATGTAA